AAGTAAGCAAGTTTTACTTTTTATCGATAGTTCAAAAATTCCTTTAGCTAAAAATCATCGTATTGCTTCTCATATTTTTCTTGACCCAGATTCTCTAACAATTAGTGGTGCAGCATCTTTTGTGCGTGCCGAACCAGATAGTTTTGAGATTTTTTTAAATGAAAATACACTTGATGAAAATTATGATGAAATGATTGATATTTCTTATGAACCTCCTAGAAAAGTAAGTTTTTATCCACAAGGTGTACAAGTAAAATTTGATGTTGATTTGTATTTCAAAAAAACAATTACAGTTCCTGTAAAACCTCTTAACTTCCCACAAGATTCTTCAGCATATCTTGCTCGTCAATTAGCTGTTGTTGAATATGATGTCAGAAGAACCAATGAAATGCTTACTATTCCTGATAGCTTGTCTATTTTAGCAGATTACAAGAATAGAAATATGAATGATTCGACAATAGAACCTACTTTTCAGCCTCCTAGTTTTATGGAAAATGTAAAAATTATCCCTGAAAAATTGATTCTTATTTTTCCTAAAAAATTAAGTGATAAAAGAAAAAACAGATATAGAAATGAATAAAATTTAAGAAATACTCTGAATCATTCACACGTTAAGATTCAATAAAAGAAGGATAAAAAAACTAAATTAAATTAAATTCATAACTTTAAAGTGATGATTGCTCGTTATGTTCGTAAATTGAGCTTTCAAATAAACGTATGTTAATGTATTCATTTGTTTCTGCATAAATTATGAAAAAAATTTTCCCCTCTTCGTTTCTAACTCTACTCTTTGTAGTTAGTATTTTTCTTTTCTCTTCTTGCTCAAATGTTTCTGCTCAGATAGAACAGCATTCGCAGTGGAAAACTTATACTCAGCCTAGTGATTTATCAAATGTCAAGGTAGGCGAAACAATAAAACTTTATTTTGAAGTAGATATTGAAAAAGACTGGTATGTCTATTCTTCTGACTTTGATAAAAATTTAGGTCCAATAGTAACTGAAGTAGCTTTTGAAAAAAGTGATGCTTTTGAAGTAATTGGAGGTTTGAAAGCTGTAAGTCCTAAGAAAAAATACGATGACCTTTGGGGAGGAGAATATACATATTTTGTCAAAAAAGGTAAGTTTTATCAAGTTGTAAAGATTTTGAAGTCTACTACGACTATCAAAGCTACCTTAACTTATCAAGAATGTTCAGAAGTATCAGGAAAATGTATCATGCAAGAACCTGAATTTGAATTCAATATAAAAGCTCAAGCAACACAAACAGAAAAAGTAGAAGAAAAAAAAGAGGATAAAAACGATAATCAAACACCAACTACTGCACAAAATGACAAGGTTGATGAAAATAAAAACGATGATACAAATACTGAAATTTCAAATGTAGTCGAAATAACAAGCAATGATAGTTCACTCCTTGAAAATCTTACCAAAACAGAAACTACACAGACAGAAACTGTAACATTAGACAAAACAAAAAACTACATTCCAGCAGGTGACCCTTTTAAAGAATTGCCAGAAGTTACGACAGATTTGAGTGGAGAGAGTGAGAGTTTGTGGGGATTTATGATAGCTGCTTTTTTGAGTGGTTTGGTGGCTCTTCTTACACCTTGTGTTTTTCCTATGATTCCAATGACAGTTTCTTTTTTTACGACACGAAGTAAAAATCGTTTTGAAGGAATTGCTCGTGCGATGTTTTATGGTTTTTCTATTATTGGACTTTATACACTAATTGGTTTTATTGTATCTCGTTTTTTAGGAGATGATGCAGCAAGTATTTTGGCTACACACTGGATTCCAAATGTTTTGTTTTTTCTTGTTTTTATAATTTTTGCAATTTCATTTTTTGGAGCATTTGACATTGTTTTACCTTCAAAAATGGTAAATAACATTGACAAACAAGCTGATAAAGGAGGTTATGTAGGAATATTTTTTATGGCTCTTACACTGGTAGTAGTTTCTTTTTCCTGTACAGGACCTATTGCAGGAAGTATTTTGGTAATGTCTGCACAAGGAGAAGTTATCAAACCTGTCTTGGGAATGTTTGCATTTTCTTTAGCTTTTGCGCTTCCTTTTACGCTTTTCGCTATTTTTCCTTCTTTGCTCTCTAGTCTTCCTAAATCTGGAGGTTGGTTAAATACTGTTAAAGTAGTTTTAGGTTTTATAGAGTTAGCTTTAGCGTTTAAGTTTTTGAGTGTAGCTGACCAAGTTTACCACTGGGGAATTCTTGACCGTCCGATTTATATTGTAATTTGGATGTCGACAGCTTTCTTTTTGGGTCTTTATCTTTTAGGAAAAATTCGTTTACCACATGATAGTGTTATTGAAAAATTAGGAGTCGGAAGACTTTTGATGGCGATTGCTTCTTTTGCTTTCTTTTTATATTTAATGCCAGGGCTTTTTGGTGCGCCACTTAGTCCACTTTCAGGATATTTGCCACCACAAAGCACTAACGAATTTGATTTAGTTGCACTTATTAGAGGAGAAGAAAATGCAGCAGTAAATAGTAAAGCTAAATATTCGGATATTTTACATTTGCCTCACGGCTTAGAAGGACATTTTGAATATTTTGAAGCAATTGAAGCAGCTAAACAAGCAAACCAACCTCTTTTTATTGACTTTACAGGACACGGCTGTGTAAATTGTAGGGAAATGGAAGCCTCTGTTTGGAATCAACCAGAGATTTTGCCATTGCTTAAAAATGAACTTACAGTTGTTGCCCTTTATGTAGATGAACGTCAAGAACTAACAGAAGAAGAAAAATATACCTCTGATAGAAATGGAAAAGAAGTAACCACAGTAGGAAAACGAAATTCAGATTTTCAGATTCGTCGTTTTGGACAAAATGCTCAACCTAATTATTTTATCATCAATCCTTATACACATCAGCCTTTAGTAAAACCTGTTGGAAGGGTAAGCACACAAGAGTTTCAAGCATTTTTGAAAAAAGGAATTAAAGAATTTCAAAAACAGCGTTTGAATAATGGATTGTAGAAAAATAGGATTTTGAGAAAAAACTTGTAATGCTGTTCTAGGACTAGACACTACCAAAATAAAAAAAGCCTAATCATTGACTTGATTAGGCTTTTTTATTATCTTGTGGACCATATTGGATTCGAACCAATGACCCCTACCTTGTCGAGGTAGTGCTCTAAACCAACTGAGCTAATAGTCCTTTTTGCTCTACTTTTCACTTCTTAACAACCTTTACAATAAAGAGTGTTAATTATCTGCAAATATACGCACATAGCTCGTAACTTTGCAAACACTTAGACTACTTATTTTCTTAAAAGAAAGGTGGTTTTATTTCTATAGTCTGTCTAACACCTGATTATAAACTAGTTATAAGGCAATTCTTGTTTTTTTTTATTTCCTTATTTTGCCAAATTTTTAATCAATAATTTATTTTTTACTTTCTGCTATTTGTAGTTGAAGGTTTTATACAAAACTCTATTTCCTTAGAGTTCTCATAAAATGTTATGAAAAACAAAGTTTTACTCTCTCTTGCTGCTGCAATTATTTTTTTAGGTGGAGGCTATGGTCTTTATGTATGGCTTGGTAGTATGCAACAAGAACCACCCAAAAGAGCAGCCAAACCACAAGCCATAGCTGTCAAAATCCAAAATGCAAATCCTTCTACTATAGAAGCCGAAATAGTTACATTCGGTAGAGTAGAATCGGAGCAACCTGTTGATATTGTAGCTGAAGTTTCAGGCAAAATTCGTGAAAGTGTTCATTTACAAGTAGGGCAATCTGTCAGAAAAGGACAAGTTTTGTTTACACTTGGTAAAGAAACATTTGAATTAGGACTTCAATCACAAAAAAGTAATTTTATGCGAGAAGTTGCAATGATTTTGCCAGACATGAAAATTGACTACCCAAATCGTTATCAAGCTTGGAGTAGTTATTTTGCTAGTTTGGAAGTAGATAAATCATTACCAAAACTTCCTTCTTATGAATCAGAAAAAGAAAAAACATTCCTTGCTACAAAAGGAATACTGACAAGTTATTACAATATAAAAGCGCAAGAAGCTACCTTAGATAAATATGTTGTAACTGCTCCTTTTTCAGGTTCAATTAGTGAGGTCTATTTACAAAACGGTTCGGTAGCTCCTCCAAACGGTAAAGTATTGCGTTTGGCTCAGAATAGTCAATTAGAACTCAAAGTTCCTGTAGATACTAGAGATGTACATTGGCTCAAAACAGGAACGAAAGTAGGAGTAGCCACAGAAGATGATAGCCAACAATGGATAGGAACAATTGCACGTATAGGCGATATTGTCAATCCAGCCACCCAATCTTTAGATGTGTATGTAAAAATTCAGAATGGAAAAAATCCGATTTATGCAGGAATGTATTTGCGTGCAACTATGCAAGGAGGAACAATCCAAAATGCTATTGAAGTACCAAGAAGAGCTGTTTTTAATGATAATGAAATTTATACAGTCAAAAATGATTCTGTTTTGCATCTTCAAACTGTTCAAGTAAAGAAATCCAATAAAGAAACATTGATTATTTCAGGCATAAATGAAGGTGAAAAAGTAGTAACTGAGCCTTTAATAAATGCTTATGATGAAATGATTGTCAAAATTTTGAAGGAAAATACAGGAAGCACTGACGCAAAATTATCTGTTAAATAAAAACATAAATCCTAAAGGTCTTTGAAGCCCCTTAGGGTTTTAATGATAAATACTATGAAAAAACTTGTAGAATATTTTGTAAAATATCCAATTTGGGCAAATGCCATCATTTTTACCATGGTAATATTTGGTGCAGTTTCGTATGGTTGGGTCATGAAACGTTCCTTTTTTCCTGAAACCGACCCTACTACAATTACAGTAGGTGTAGTTATGCCAGGAGCATCACCCGAAGAAATGGAAGAAGGCGTAACCATCAAAATTGAGGAATCCTTAAAAGGAATTGAAGGAATTAAAGAAATTACTTCTACTTCCTCTGAAAACAATGCAAATATTGTCGTTCAGTTGGAGCGTGGTGTCGATGCTGATGAAGCACTTGCTGAAGTAAAAAATGCTGTAGATAGAATCAACTCTTTTCCAACTAGCGCAGAACGACCTTTGGTTTTCAAAGTAAAGCCACGAAGCAGAACCATGTACTTGGGTTTGAGAGCAAGAGAAGGAAAAGATTTAGATTTGTTTCTCTTAAAAAAATATGCTGAACAAATTGAAGATGAAATGTTGGCATCAGGAGTTATTTCTCAGCTTAATATTAGTGGTTATCCTGATATAGAAATTTCTATTGAAGTTCCAGAGGCTACACTTTTACGTTATAATTTACGTTTTGAGCAAATTGCAGCAGCAGTTAGATCAAATAACCGTGATATTTCGGCAGGTGCAATCAAATCTAAAGAAGAAGAAATTCTAATCCGTTCAAGAGCCAAAGAAAAAATGGCTGAAAAAATTGGAAATATTGTTCTTCGTGCTAATACAGATGGAAGTAATCTTCGTTTGAGAGATATTGCTACTATCAAACAACAGTTTGCAGATGTTCCGAATGCCTTACACATCAATGGAGAAAGAGCTGTTTCACTAGAAATTACAAAACTTAAAGAAGAAGATTTAGAAGAAATCTCAATTTATGCGAATAATTATGTCACAGAATTTAATAAAAAACATTCTGATGTTGAATTAGTCGTTTCGTTTGATTTCTTTGATTTGCTTTCGCAACGTCTTCAAATGCTAATCGATAATGGAATCATGGGACTTGTTTTGGTTCTGATTTGTCTAGGACTTTTTCTTAGTCTTCGTCTTTCCTTTTGGGTAGCTATGGGTATTCCAATTTCATTTGCAGGAATGTTTGTTATTGCTGCCTTAATGGGAATTACGATTAATATGATTTCCCTTTTCGGAATGATACTCGTTGTCGGTATTTTGGTAGATGATGGTATTGTGATTGGAGAAAATATTTTTACGCACTTTGAGATGGGCAAGTCGCCTATGCGAGCAACTGTTGATGGTACTTTTGAGGTAATGCCTTCTGTTTTTACGTCTGTCCTTACAACAATTGTAGCCTTTTTGCCTATTGCTATTGGTATTGAAGGATTTGATTTTCTTCAAGAAATGGGACTTATTGTAGTCCTTTGTTTGGGCGTTTCGCTGATTGAAGCCTTTTTTGTTTTGCCTTCTCACCTTACTCATAAAGATATGGGAGATACAAAAAGTGAAGGAAAATTTAGAGGAACACTAAATAAAGGCATTGATTTTTTACGTCATAAAGTTTATGGAACTGCACTTGCCCACGTTTTACGCTTTCGTTATGTGTATGTTTTTGTTCCTGTTGTTTTTGTGATGCTTGTTCTAGGACTGATAAACGGGCAATTTATAAAAGTAGTTTTCTTTCCAAATATTCCTTTTGATAGTTTTGATGCCAGTATTGCCTTTAAAGCAGGAACGCCAAAAGAAAAAGTTATTTCTTATTTAGAACGCTTCGAAAAGGCTACTTGGGAAGTAAACGACGAACTCAAAAAAGAATATAAGGACGAGAAAAATTTTATCAATTACACCTTTAGAAACTTAGGAAGAACTTCAGATGGAAGTGAAAGTGGTTCGCATGCAGGACATGTTTCTATTTCGCTTTTGGATATGGATGATAGAGAAATTACCAGTAATGAAATTTCAAACCGAGTAAAAGAAAAAATAGGTAAGATTCCAGAAGCCGAAACCTTTACTGTTGCAGGGAGAAACCGTTTTGGAAAACCTATTTCAGTTCGTTTATTATCCAAAAATAATGAAGCCTTAGACCAAGCTACCGAAGAACTTAAAAGAGAGCTTGAAAATTTTTCAGAGCTTAAAGAAGTCACAGATAATCAGCGAGTAGGACGAAGAGAGCTTCAATTAGAACTCAAACCTAAAGCCTATTTCTTAGGACTTACACACGCAGATATTACTAACCAAATCAGACAAGGTTTTTTTGGAGAAGAAATACAACGACTTCAAAAAGGAACAGATGAGGTACGTGTGTGGGTGCGTTATCCAGAAGCTAGTAGAGAAACTTTAGGACAACTTGAAACTATGCGTATCAAAATGGCTGATGGAAAAGAAATTCCTTTGTCAGAAGTTGCTTCTTATACCATTGATAGAGGGATTGTAGATATCAAACACTTCAATGGCTCAAGAGAAATTGCTGTAGAAGCAGAATTAGCTGATCCAAATGGTTCACCTGTTAGTATTATCCAAAAACTAACAGATTCTACATTTGTAGATATGAAAAGTAAATATCCAAGTCTTTCTTTTGAATTTGGTGGACAACAGCAACGCAGTAGTCAGTCGCAAGAATCGTTGAAGTTTGCACTTCCAATTATGCTTTTTGTAATTATTCTTTTGATTACACTTACTTTTCGTTCGCTGAGTCAGTCGCTTTTAGTAATGTGTTTGATTCCTTTGGGACTGTTTTGTGCTGTCTTTGGTCATTTCTTTGCTGATAAGCCTGTTTCTCTTTTGAGTTTATGGGGAATTTTGGCACTTTCAGGTGTAATTATCAATGATGCCGTAGTTTTGGTCAGTAAGTTCAATTCCAATTTACAAGAAGGAATGACAATGCCTGATGCCATTTATAATGCAGGAATTTCTCGTTTTAGAGCAATTTTACTTACAACTATCACGACTGTTGCAGGACTTGCACCACTTATCATGGAAACAAGTTTTCAAGCTCAATTCTTGATTCCGATGGCTGTTTCGGTGGCTTATGGAGTTGGTTTTGGTACGTTCTTGATTCTACTTATTTTCCCTGTTATTCTGCTTGTTGTAAATGATATGCGTAGAATGATTGTTTATTCTAAGCGTTGGGTTAAACACACTTGGAAAGGATATAAAGGAGAAGTTCTTTATCCCACTTCCGAAGAAGTAGAACCTGCCAATCGTGAAATGATACGTTTGAAAATTATGAAGGAAATGGAGTAATTTTTATGTGTCGTTTGTGCAGACACCATGTCCGTCAAGTTAAGAAAACTGTTCTCTATTTTTCCCATTATCAACGTCCATTTTGGCTTCGCCGACTTAAAAGTTCTTCGAAAATACACGATTGCTAAGAGAGAAAAGTGCTGATTTTGTTTATTTTACCTTATCAATCGTCAGTTATCGAAGATAACAAGACGTTGATAATGGTAGAATAAACAATAGCTTGACAGCTATGGTGGAGACACAAACAAAGGCTAGATAATTTTATCATGAATAACAAAAAAATTGCCTTACTTTTATTATAGAAGTAAGGCAATTTTTTGTGGAAATTTTTAGCAACCACAATAACCAGAAATTGTCAAAATCTTATTTTTGTTTTCTATAATACTTATGTAACAACCTGCTCCTTGATCACTCGGCTCAATAGATATAATTTTTGTTTTTTTATCAAATGTAATTGTATGAGGTATTGTATTTTCATCATAATATTCTTGATAATATAAAACAATAGCAAAAAAGTAAGCTTCTCTCAAAGATAAATTTGGAATCATCATATCCCAATCCATTCCTCCTTCACCACAACTATTTTGTTTATATTGTATATCTTTTTTGCTCCCAAATTTTTGTTGAAAAGCACAATCGTATTCATCTTCTCCATCATACTTTTGCCTTTTTATTTCATATCTATCATGATTTTTAAAATTACTTTGTAGATAATATAAATCACTAGATAAATAATCATTCTCTTGTGTTCCTCTATAATCCAAAACAGGCACAGGAAATTTAGTCAAATACCCATCAAAAACATAGCCTTCTAAATTATTCAAACTATCAATCTGACTGATTACTTTCACTTTTTGCATTCGTCCTTTTATCTCAAAATATTTTGTTTCTTGAACTGTTAGTTCATCAGAAATTGTATCTTGATTTAATAAAACTATTTTAGTGGCGTAGGGAAGTTTAGCTAATTTATTACAGGTCAGATTTGCACTATCTCTCAAATAAATTCCGTGAGAAGCCATAATATTGAAAGTGTCTTTTTCAATTACAGATTCTGTTTTTTTGCTTGTTGAAATGGAATTTTTAGGAATAGAAAAGCTAGTCAATGCTAAAAAGCTAAAGACTAAAATGAGTAGTAAATAATTGGTTTTCATATCGTTGTTAGTTTTGACTGATTTTAATAAATTGGTTCTTACTTAACACGCCCAACATTCATATTCAATAACTAATTCATTCGTATTATTTTTAAATATAGAATAATAACATCCCACTCCTGAGAGAGGTTCTATAATAAAGCTATTATTATTTTTATCAAAAATTACTACATCTCCTTCATTATATTCGTTGTTTTCACTAAAGAATAATACTAGAGAGAAAAAATAGGCTTCTCGTATCGACAAATTAGGAATTATTATTTTATGTATAGGAACATCGACAGTTGTAGATTCATTGTATTCATAAGTTATATTTTCGCCATACCTTTTCTTCCATTTAATAATCCAATCTTCATTTTCCTTATGTCTTTCAATAGCATATTTTTCAGACTCCTTAAAGTTACCTTTCAAATAATTTAATTCAGAACTCAAATAATCATTTTCCTTTGTTCCTCTATAATCCAAAACAGGTACTGGAAATTTAGTCAAATACCCATCAAAAACATAGCCTTCCAAATCATTCAAGCTATCAATCTGACTGATTACTTTCACTTTTTGCATTCGTCCTTTTATCTCAAAATATTTTGTTTCTTGAACTGTTAGTTCATCAGAAATTGTATCTTGATTTAATAAAACTATTTTAGTGGCATAGGGAAGTTTAGCTAATTTATTACAAGTTAAGTTTGCACTATCTCTCAAAAAAATTCCGTGAGAAGCCATAATATTGAGGGTGTCTTTTTCAATTACAGATTCTGTTTTTTTGCTTGTTGAAATGGAATTTTTAGAAATAGAAAAGCTAGTTAAGGCTAGAAAACTAAAGGCTATAAGAAGTGATAATAAATAATTGATTTTCATTTTTGATGATTCAAGTTGTAAGTTATTTTTTATCAGTACGGCTAAAGTACTGGTTTCGTTAAAAAAATCGAATAAAAAAACCTTTCCTAAAAAGAAAAGGTATTTTTTGTCCACTTACTTACTTTACTTACTACTTAAACTGTTCAGAAAATCGAACGACGATTTCATTCCTCAAAAGAAAGTGTAAAAATTGTCAGTTGCTAAAAATTTGTTTATCTAATAAATAAACGCTAACTAACGGCTTTCTTTCTTGATTTTCCAGAATTTTAGTTTGCTATGATTTTAGTATGAAACCAAAACAAACACTCACAAAAAATAAGATTTTGATAAAAATGGTGTAATTCCCAATAAAGAGAAGCTACAAACAAAAATCTTGGTGAGTAAATATCTTTTCATTCTACATCTTTTTGTAGAAGTTATTATCTATATTTCAATCTGTTTGCCAAGCCAAATTAATTATGCTATTTTTTTGATTTTTTCTATGAATTAATATAAAAACGTTTATTTAAGCAAATAGAGCTAGTTTTTTAAAGAAGTTTTTTTTTTCTTAGTTTTTTCGATTCTATTTTTATAGTCAATTCCTTTCCAAAATGAAAAGGTGTTTTTTTCATTGTGAAAATTAGATAGAATAAGTCTAATTAAAACTACATATCAAATTTACCAAGTTGCCTTAAAAGTGCATTAAAATCTTTTGGGTATTCTGTTATTGCTTTTATAACTTCTCCATTCATTCCATTAAAAGCTAATTCTTTTGCATGAAGAGCTACACGCTGCATCAGAGGAAGTTCTTCTTCCCATTTTTTAAGATTGAATTTTTTGCGCTTGATTTCTGACAAGAATAAATCTTTTCCTCCATACGCTTTATCAGCCACCAAAGGCGCACCTATAGTCTGTGCATGCACACGAATTTGATGCAAACGCCCAGTAATCGGACGACATTCCAAAAGTGTATAATGACGGAAAGCCTCTAAAGTAGTAAAAAATGTAAGTGAATGCTTTCCTTGTTTGTAGTTAACAGCTGAAAGTCCATTTTTCATTTTGTGTAAAGGAACTTCAACAGCTTGCTCTTGAAAATCATGCACTCCCACAGCAATAGCATGATAAACTTTTTCTACCTGACGTTCTTGAAATTGAATAGAAAGATGACGATAGGCTTCAAAGTGTTTTGCTATTGCAACAGCTCCACTTGTTTCCTTGTCCAAACGGTGTCCCAATTTTGCTTCTGGTAGTTCTGCTCTGACAATCTGTAAAAGATTCATCGCATTTCCTAAGCGTTCATCTAAAGAAGACAAAAAAGGAGGTTTATCAACAATTAAATAATCGTCGTTTTCAAAAATAACAAGGTCAGAAAGTTTATAGCGTTTCATAAAATACTCTACAGAATAAAGAAAGTCAAAAAATAAAGACTACAAAATTACGTATTTATTTGATTCAATTACGAATTACAAATTAAAAATTACGATTTGTTGAGTATTCTAGTTATAAATGAAATGTTTTTGATTTTTTGGTATTGCTAAGAATTTCGTAGATTGTGTATTTATTGTTTTTAATTAAAAGATAAAAATTTGCCTTGTATTAGATGTTATCACAGTTAATGTTTATGTCCCTATGTTGTACTCTCATATTGTGTAATGCAACTGCAATTCTAAATATTCGTTCTCTCACCTTAAAAATTTTGAATCTAATTTTGTTCTGTATAGTTTTCAGTCATTTTACACCTATAAATGTGTGTTCTACTGTCATTCTTAAAATTATATTACTTTTTTAGTTTTTGTCTAGTAGTATGTATTTTCACAATAAAAAACGAACCACCTCTTTTTTTGAGATAGTTCGTTTTTTATTATTTACTTTATACCTGTACTGACACTTTAAAATGTCTGCCAGTTTACTTTTATTTAAGCATCAGCTTTTGCGTCATGAAATTGCTCTTCTTCCGTTGAACCTTTCAAGGCAGCAGTAGATAAACCTTCGCCTACGATAGCTTGAGCTACTTGATCAAAATAACCAGCACCTACAAAACGTTGGTGTTTAGTTCCAGTATAGCCTTTTTCTTCGTAATCAAATTCTTTGTCTTGAAGACGAGAATAAGCAGCCATTCCTTCAGTTTTGTATTTTAATGCAAGTTCGAACATTCCCATGTTTAAGCTATGGAAACCTGCAAGTGTTACGAATTGGAATTTGTAACCCATTTCTCCTAATTGCTGTTGGAAACTAGCAATTGTGTCTTTATCTAAATTAGCTGTCCAGTTGAAAGAAGGCGAACAGTTATACGCCAATAATTTACCTGGGAATTTTTCATGAATTTTTTCAGCAAAATAACGAGCTTCCTCTACATCTGGCTTACCAGTTTCACACCAAACTACATCAGCATACGGTGCATACGCCAATCCACGAGCAACAGCAGCTTCAATTCCACCTTTCAAAACAAAAAATCCTTCTGAAGTACGAGGCTCATCAGAAATAAATGGAGCATCAGTTTCGTCAATATCACTTGTAATCAAAAATGAACCATTTGCATCTGTACGAGCAATCAGAACAGTAGGAACATCCAAAACATCAGCAGCCAAACGAGCAGCTTTCAATTTTTGAACAGCTTCTTTAGTAGGAACTAATACTTTTCCTCCCATGTGTCCACATTTTTTAGCAGAAGAAAGTTGATCTTCAAAGTGAACACCTGCTGCACCTGCTTCAATCATTGCTTTCATAAGTTCAAAAGCATTCAAAACACCCCCAAAACCAGCTTCTGCATCAGCTACAATTGGAGCTAACCAATGAATTGGTTCTTGCCCTTCTGCATTTTCAATTTGGTCAGCACGTAAAAGAGCGTTATTGATACGAGTTACCATTTTTGGAACACTATCAGCAGGGTACAAACTTTGGTCTGGATACATTTGTCCAGCATTGTTTCCATCTGCTGCTACCTGCCAGCCACTCATATAAATAGCTTTCAAACCAGCTTTTACTTGCTGTACAGCTTGGTTTCCTGTAATTGCACCTAATGAATTTACATAAGGTTCATTGTGCATAAGATTCCACAAACGCTCTGCGCCCATACGTCCTAATGTATGTTCTACTTTTACTGAACCACGTAATTTAGCTACATCTTCTCCTGTATAATCTCTAGTAATTCCTTTCCAACGAGCTGATGTTTTCCATTCGTTTTCTAATTCTGACACGCTTCTGTGAGCAAATTTGTTCGAAGTTCCGTTTGTCTTAGACATAATATTTCAGTTATCAGTTTTTCAGTTATCAGTTATCAATTACTCATAATCAGTAAATCACAATCTAATAACAGGTTTTAAATTATTTTTTTATGTTAGAAATACAGTTTGGCGTGTGTTTGTGCTTGTCGATTTATTGTGTGTCCAGTTAAGGATTTTGGTTTTTCTTTTTACTAGACCCTAAGTGT
This is a stretch of genomic DNA from Bernardetia sp. MNP-M8. It encodes these proteins:
- a CDS encoding cytochrome c biogenesis protein CcdA, with product MKKIFPSSFLTLLFVVSIFLFSSCSNVSAQIEQHSQWKTYTQPSDLSNVKVGETIKLYFEVDIEKDWYVYSSDFDKNLGPIVTEVAFEKSDAFEVIGGLKAVSPKKKYDDLWGGEYTYFVKKGKFYQVVKILKSTTTIKATLTYQECSEVSGKCIMQEPEFEFNIKAQATQTEKVEEKKEDKNDNQTPTTAQNDKVDENKNDDTNTEISNVVEITSNDSSLLENLTKTETTQTETVTLDKTKNYIPAGDPFKELPEVTTDLSGESESLWGFMIAAFLSGLVALLTPCVFPMIPMTVSFFTTRSKNRFEGIARAMFYGFSIIGLYTLIGFIVSRFLGDDAASILATHWIPNVLFFLVFIIFAISFFGAFDIVLPSKMVNNIDKQADKGGYVGIFFMALTLVVVSFSCTGPIAGSILVMSAQGEVIKPVLGMFAFSLAFALPFTLFAIFPSLLSSLPKSGGWLNTVKVVLGFIELALAFKFLSVADQVYHWGILDRPIYIVIWMSTAFFLGLYLLGKIRLPHDSVIEKLGVGRLLMAIASFAFFLYLMPGLFGAPLSPLSGYLPPQSTNEFDLVALIRGEENAAVNSKAKYSDILHLPHGLEGHFEYFEAIEAAKQANQPLFIDFTGHGCVNCREMEASVWNQPEILPLLKNELTVVALYVDERQELTEEEKYTSDRNGKEVTTVGKRNSDFQIRRFGQNAQPNYFIINPYTHQPLVKPVGRVSTQEFQAFLKKGIKEFQKQRLNNGL
- a CDS encoding efflux RND transporter periplasmic adaptor subunit — translated: MKNKVLLSLAAAIIFLGGGYGLYVWLGSMQQEPPKRAAKPQAIAVKIQNANPSTIEAEIVTFGRVESEQPVDIVAEVSGKIRESVHLQVGQSVRKGQVLFTLGKETFELGLQSQKSNFMREVAMILPDMKIDYPNRYQAWSSYFASLEVDKSLPKLPSYESEKEKTFLATKGILTSYYNIKAQEATLDKYVVTAPFSGSISEVYLQNGSVAPPNGKVLRLAQNSQLELKVPVDTRDVHWLKTGTKVGVATEDDSQQWIGTIARIGDIVNPATQSLDVYVKIQNGKNPIYAGMYLRATMQGGTIQNAIEVPRRAVFNDNEIYTVKNDSVLHLQTVQVKKSNKETLIISGINEGEKVVTEPLINAYDEMIVKILKENTGSTDAKLSVK
- a CDS encoding efflux RND transporter permease subunit yields the protein MKKLVEYFVKYPIWANAIIFTMVIFGAVSYGWVMKRSFFPETDPTTITVGVVMPGASPEEMEEGVTIKIEESLKGIEGIKEITSTSSENNANIVVQLERGVDADEALAEVKNAVDRINSFPTSAERPLVFKVKPRSRTMYLGLRAREGKDLDLFLLKKYAEQIEDEMLASGVISQLNISGYPDIEISIEVPEATLLRYNLRFEQIAAAVRSNNRDISAGAIKSKEEEILIRSRAKEKMAEKIGNIVLRANTDGSNLRLRDIATIKQQFADVPNALHINGERAVSLEITKLKEEDLEEISIYANNYVTEFNKKHSDVELVVSFDFFDLLSQRLQMLIDNGIMGLVLVLICLGLFLSLRLSFWVAMGIPISFAGMFVIAALMGITINMISLFGMILVVGILVDDGIVIGENIFTHFEMGKSPMRATVDGTFEVMPSVFTSVLTTIVAFLPIAIGIEGFDFLQEMGLIVVLCLGVSLIEAFFVLPSHLTHKDMGDTKSEGKFRGTLNKGIDFLRHKVYGTALAHVLRFRYVYVFVPVVFVMLVLGLINGQFIKVVFFPNIPFDSFDASIAFKAGTPKEKVISYLERFEKATWEVNDELKKEYKDEKNFINYTFRNLGRTSDGSESGSHAGHVSISLLDMDDREITSNEISNRVKEKIGKIPEAETFTVAGRNRFGKPISVRLLSKNNEALDQATEELKRELENFSELKEVTDNQRVGRRELQLELKPKAYFLGLTHADITNQIRQGFFGEEIQRLQKGTDEVRVWVRYPEASRETLGQLETMRIKMADGKEIPLSEVASYTIDRGIVDIKHFNGSREIAVEAELADPNGSPVSIIQKLTDSTFVDMKSKYPSLSFEFGGQQQRSSQSQESLKFALPIMLFVIILLITLTFRSLSQSLLVMCLIPLGLFCAVFGHFFADKPVSLLSLWGILALSGVIINDAVVLVSKFNSNLQEGMTMPDAIYNAGISRFRAILLTTITTVAGLAPLIMETSFQAQFLIPMAVSVAYGVGFGTFLILLIFPVILLVVNDMRRMIVYSKRWVKHTWKGYKGEVLYPTSEEVEPANREMIRLKIMKEME
- a CDS encoding RNA pseudouridine synthase, translating into MKRYKLSDLVIFENDDYLIVDKPPFLSSLDERLGNAMNLLQIVRAELPEAKLGHRLDKETSGAVAIAKHFEAYRHLSIQFQERQVEKVYHAIAVGVHDFQEQAVEVPLHKMKNGLSAVNYKQGKHSLTFFTTLEAFRHYTLLECRPITGRLHQIRVHAQTIGAPLVADKAYGGKDLFLSEIKRKKFNLKKWEEELPLMQRVALHAKELAFNGMNGEVIKAITEYPKDFNALLRQLGKFDM